The following are encoded in a window of Microcaecilia unicolor chromosome 14, aMicUni1.1, whole genome shotgun sequence genomic DNA:
- the LOC115457194 gene encoding olfactory receptor 10A4-like, with product MALENQTVASGFVLLGFSDLSPQIQRVLFLLLLLFYLLAVMGNLLVFIILTVDPVLHTPMYFFLRNLSFLEICLTTVTIPRTLVNLLSQDGSISFLGCALQMYFFFIFGSEECVLLGIMAFDRYVAICNPLHYANVMSNKNCVYLAAGSWMVSFVLQFGQITFIITLPFCRSKVVRHFFCDGVAVMNLSCTDTYFNDIIRLATAVFFLLIPFLIILSSYAYILSAVLRTNSREGRSKAFSTCSSHLAVVTLFYGTAMLAYLQSDTGSAHLRVFAVFYCVVNPMLNPLIYSLRSKEVKESLRKRIWGKMTLCRQ from the coding sequence ATGGCATTGGAAAATCAGACTGTTGCAAGTGGATTCGTACTTTTGGGATTCTCAGACCTGTCTCCACAAATTCAGCGAGTCCTGTTCCTGTTGCTCCTTCTCTTCTATTTGCTCGCCGTGATGGGAAACCTGCTCGTCTTTATCATCCTTACAGTGGACCCCGTCCTTCACACGCCCATGTACTTCTTTCTCAGGAATTTGTCCTTCTTAGAGATCTGTTTGACCACGGTTACCATCCCAAGAACACTGGTGAATCTCTTGTCCCAAGACGGGAGCATCTCATTCTTGGGATGTGCCTTGCAAATgtatttcttcttcatttttggaAGCGAGGAATGCGTTCTCCTCGGCATTATGGCCTTTGATCGCTATGTCGCCATTTGCAACCCCTTGCACTACGCCAATGTTATGAGCAACAAAAACTGTGTTTATTTGGCTGCGGGTTCCTGGATGGTGTCTTTCGTGCTGCAGTTTGGACAAATCACATTCATAATCACTTTACCTTTCTGCAGGTCTAAAGTAGTCCGTCACTTCTTCTGCGACGGTGTAGCTGTAATGAACTTGTCTTGTACCGACACTTATTTTAATGACATAATCCGACTGGCAACAGCTGTGTTTTTCCTGCTGATACCATTCCTGATCATTCTCTCCTCTTACGCTTACATTCTCTCCGCTGTGCTGAGGACGAATTCCAGAGAAGGAAGAAGCAAGGCGTTCTCAACCTGCTCTTCTCACCTTGCCGTGGTCACCTTGTTCTACGGGACTGCCATGCTTGCATACTTACAATCAGATACAGGCTCTGCACATCTGAGAGTTTTTGCAGTGTTTTACTGCGTAGTTAATCCAATGTTAAACCCACTGATCTACAGCCTGAGAAGCAAAGAGGTAAAGGAATCTTTGAGGAAAAGAATTTGGGGGAAAATGACGCTTTGCAGGCagtga